A single genomic interval of Chryseobacterium paludis harbors:
- a CDS encoding cbb3-type cytochrome c oxidase N-terminal domain-containing protein: MKQRTPVVVNILIIIGLLIVFYYLFVQSYSFLASPYFWGTVVISAILAYIHSSIGDLIENNKFKKLSPEEKAVYLNEKKIPFLRRMYDSAFKKQSVTEEKDILIDHGFDGIMELDNQLPKWWVGLFYFGTAFCIVYICAYSFTDFAHPLSEYEKEYKEQIASIAEYEKSQPPVTIETAKYSADNIAEGKELFKTNCASCHGEDGRGGIGPNLTDNYWINQPEKTLFKNVFHMDWNGSPTNPAMRPFGKNGEVSGAEIEKIAAFVYHINQEQPPITTAQGGAAPQGTEAHWEKE, from the coding sequence ATGAAACAAAGAACACCGGTTGTTGTAAACATTTTAATAATAATTGGACTTTTAATAGTTTTTTATTATTTATTTGTACAAAGCTATTCGTTTTTAGCTTCACCATACTTCTGGGGAACTGTTGTGATAAGTGCTATCTTAGCTTATATTCATAGCTCTATTGGAGATTTAATTGAGAACAATAAGTTCAAGAAATTATCTCCAGAAGAAAAAGCTGTGTATTTAAATGAGAAAAAGATTCCTTTCTTAAGAAGAATGTATGACAGCGCATTCAAAAAGCAATCTGTTACTGAAGAAAAAGATATCCTTATCGACCACGGTTTCGATGGTATTATGGAATTGGATAACCAGTTACCAAAATGGTGGGTAGGTTTGTTTTATTTTGGGACTGCTTTTTGTATTGTTTATATATGTGCATACTCTTTCACAGATTTCGCTCATCCTTTAAGCGAGTATGAGAAAGAATATAAAGAGCAGATTGCGAGTATTGCAGAATATGAAAAAAGTCAACCTCCTGTAACTATAGAAACAGCAAAATATTCAGCTGATAATATTGCAGAAGGTAAGGAGCTTTTCAAAACAAACTGTGCATCTTGCCACGGTGAAGACGGAAGAGGAGGTATTGGTCCGAACTTAACGGATAATTACTGGATCAACCAGCCGGAGAAAACTTTATTTAAGAATGTTTTCCATATGGACTGGAATGGTTCTCCTACTAACCCTGCAATGAGACCATTTGGTAAGAACGGAGAAGTTTCCGGTGCAGAGATTGAAAAGATTGCAGCTTTTGTATATCACATCAATCAGGAACAACCTCCAATTACAACTGCTCAAGGTGGAGCTGCTCCTCAAGGGACAGAAGCTCATTGGGAAAAAGAATAA
- the ccoG gene encoding cytochrome c oxidase accessory protein CcoG gives MSDIEEIEVRGGQGQVLDPETYRDSIGTMEQSGKRRWVFPRKPKGKYTNYRNIVSYTLLLIYFAVPFLKINGNPFFLFNVIDREFFIFGQPFYPQDFFILTLGAIASLIFIIIFTIAFGRIFCGWICPQTIFMESIFRKIEFIIEGDRNRQMKLDRQPWNTEKIWKRSLKWSVYIVISLIITHFMFMYIVGYKEVFKIVSEGPFTHPTNFIVMILLTGAFYFVFAWFREQVCTLVCPYGRLQGVLIDKDTINVFYDFNRGENRSKWRKGEDRKAAGKGDCIDCHQCVVVCPTGIDIRDGQQLECINCTACIDACDEVMEKVGLPKGLVRYASENEIENQTEFKFTGRMKGFAVVLALLVGFLGYLLYNRGEMEAKFIKPAGSTFFVRDGKITNTYNYTFLNKTNDKKIVTIKVIEPAKGEIIYSASSKITVERDKISKGTINISFPEDAMKLSKQNITIGVYDMKGKMVDSYKTYFEGPFKLQF, from the coding sequence ATGTCAGACATAGAAGAAATAGAAGTACGCGGCGGACAGGGACAGGTTCTGGACCCTGAGACTTACAGAGATTCTATAGGGACTATGGAGCAATCCGGAAAGAGAAGATGGGTGTTCCCAAGAAAGCCGAAAGGTAAATACACAAACTATAGAAACATTGTAAGTTATACTTTATTACTGATCTATTTTGCCGTTCCTTTTTTAAAAATCAATGGTAATCCTTTCTTTTTATTCAACGTTATTGATAGAGAGTTTTTCATCTTTGGACAACCCTTCTATCCACAAGACTTTTTTATCCTGACTCTGGGTGCTATAGCATCTTTGATATTCATTATTATTTTTACGATTGCATTCGGAAGAATTTTCTGCGGGTGGATATGTCCTCAGACAATTTTTATGGAATCGATATTTCGTAAAATAGAATTTATAATTGAAGGTGACAGAAATAGACAAATGAAGTTGGACAGGCAACCTTGGAATACTGAGAAAATCTGGAAAAGGAGTTTAAAATGGTCTGTTTATATCGTTATTTCTTTGATCATCACTCATTTTATGTTCATGTATATTGTGGGCTATAAAGAGGTATTTAAAATTGTTTCTGAAGGACCATTTACCCATCCAACCAACTTTATAGTAATGATCCTTTTAACAGGCGCATTCTACTTTGTATTTGCATGGTTTAGAGAGCAGGTATGTACGTTGGTATGTCCATATGGAAGACTACAGGGGGTTTTAATCGATAAAGATACAATCAACGTATTCTACGATTTCAATCGTGGTGAAAACCGTTCAAAATGGAGAAAGGGTGAAGATAGAAAAGCGGCGGGAAAAGGAGACTGTATCGACTGCCATCAATGCGTTGTTGTTTGTCCTACAGGAATTGATATCAGAGACGGACAGCAATTGGAATGTATAAACTGTACTGCATGTATTGATGCCTGCGATGAAGTAATGGAAAAAGTAGGCCTTCCAAAAGGCTTGGTCCGTTATGCTTCAGAAAATGAAATTGAAAACCAAACAGAATTCAAGTTTACAGGAAGAATGAAAGGCTTCGCTGTTGTTCTTGCTTTATTGGTTGGTTTCTTAGGATACCTTCTTTATAATCGTGGTGAAATGGAAGCAAAATTCATTAAACCCGCAGGAAGTACATTCTTTGTAAGAGATGGTAAGATCACCAATACCTATAATTACACCTTCTTAAATAAGACAAACGACAAGAAAATCGTAACCATTAAAGTGATTGAACCTGCTAAAGGAGAAATCATCTATAGTGCATCGAGCAAAATTACTGTTGAGAGAGATAAGATCTCAAAAGGAACAATCAACATCAGTTTTCCTGAAGATGCCATGAAATTATCGAAACAAAATATTACGATAGGAGTCTACGATATGAAAGGAAAGATGGTAGATTCTTACAAAACTTATTTCGAAGGTCCATTTAAATTACAATTTTAA
- a CDS encoding sulfite exporter TauE/SafE family protein, giving the protein MEIALILSAIGLGFASGFHCIGMCGPIALSMGLTKKQATNFYLQNLTYQFGRIFTYSLLGGILGIIGQGFEMAGFQQYLTIAVGVLLIIMAVFSFGGKDFASRIPFFSKFLYSVKSNLGRLLQKADYRSRFTTGILNGFLPCGMVYMALTASLASGGIWQGASYMALFGLGTLPFMFAVVLVGNLMNQAFRVKVLKAIPVIMIILGGLFIIRGLELGIPYISPRSEAMTISKDNQGDCHLPGDHSTHNHSSVNCH; this is encoded by the coding sequence ATGGAAATAGCACTTATTTTATCGGCAATTGGTTTAGGCTTTGCTTCCGGTTTTCACTGTATCGGAATGTGTGGTCCTATTGCATTATCGATGGGATTAACAAAAAAACAAGCTACAAATTTCTACCTTCAAAATCTTACTTATCAGTTTGGAAGGATTTTTACTTATTCTCTTTTAGGTGGGATTTTAGGTATCATTGGGCAAGGCTTTGAAATGGCAGGCTTTCAACAGTACTTAACGATTGCAGTGGGAGTTTTGTTAATTATAATGGCAGTGTTTTCTTTTGGAGGAAAAGATTTTGCTTCAAGAATTCCTTTCTTTTCAAAATTTCTGTATTCTGTAAAATCAAATTTAGGAAGACTTCTTCAAAAAGCAGATTACCGATCAAGGTTTACAACAGGTATTCTTAATGGTTTTTTACCATGTGGGATGGTCTATATGGCCCTTACCGCGAGCCTGGCAAGCGGAGGAATATGGCAGGGAGCTTCATATATGGCCTTATTTGGTCTTGGAACACTTCCATTCATGTTTGCTGTGGTTCTTGTCGGGAATCTAATGAATCAGGCTTTCAGAGTAAAAGTATTGAAAGCTATTCCTGTTATCATGATTATTTTAGGAGGTTTGTTTATTATAAGAGGTTTGGAGTTAGGGATTCCTTACATTTCTCCAAGATCAGAGGCAATGACTATTTCTAAAGATAATCAAGGCGATTGCCATTTGCCAGGGGATCATAGCACTCATAATCACAGTTCAGTCAATTGCCACTAA
- the serS gene encoding serine--tRNA ligase translates to MLQVNFLRENKERVLEGLKKRQFKNLELVDDAIATDDDRKKIQFELDSQLSEINKISKEIGLLMKEGKKDEAESAKSKTAQYKESSKELQSQLDVKEKTLLDILYQLPNIPNEIVKSGISAEDNEIIYQSHDVEGLGEGAIPHWELAKKYNLIDFELGVKIAGAGFPVYLGKGARMQRALVQYFLDKNVDAGYMEVNPPHVVNEASGYGTGQLPDKEGQMYYIAADDLYLIPTAEVPVTNLYRDVLLDEKDLPIKNTAFSQCYRREAGSYGAHVRGLNRLHQFEKVEIVRIEKPENSYAVLEEMVEHIKEILTDLELPYRVLRLCGGDTGFAAAMTYDFEVWSAAQEKWLEVSSVSNFETFQANRLKCRYKTEGKSQLVHTLNGSAMALPRIMAALLENNQTEEGIKLPKKVAEYAKFELIS, encoded by the coding sequence ATGTTACAAGTCAATTTTTTACGCGAAAACAAAGAACGCGTTTTAGAAGGTCTGAAAAAAAGACAATTCAAAAATCTTGAGTTGGTAGACGATGCTATTGCTACCGATGATGACAGGAAAAAAATCCAGTTTGAATTAGATTCTCAACTTTCGGAAATCAATAAAATATCCAAGGAAATTGGACTTTTAATGAAGGAAGGAAAAAAAGATGAAGCAGAATCGGCAAAATCTAAAACAGCACAGTATAAAGAATCGAGTAAAGAATTACAATCACAGTTGGATGTGAAGGAAAAAACTTTATTAGATATTCTATATCAGCTTCCTAATATTCCTAATGAAATTGTAAAAAGTGGAATTTCTGCAGAAGATAATGAGATCATCTATCAGTCACATGATGTTGAAGGTCTTGGAGAAGGTGCAATTCCACATTGGGAACTGGCTAAAAAATATAACCTTATTGATTTTGAATTAGGTGTAAAAATCGCCGGTGCAGGTTTTCCTGTGTATTTAGGTAAAGGAGCAAGAATGCAAAGAGCATTGGTTCAGTATTTCCTTGATAAGAATGTGGATGCTGGATATATGGAGGTCAATCCACCTCACGTTGTAAATGAAGCTTCAGGATATGGAACAGGACAATTACCTGATAAAGAGGGGCAGATGTACTACATTGCTGCAGATGATCTATATTTAATTCCTACAGCAGAAGTTCCTGTAACGAATTTGTACCGTGATGTTTTATTGGATGAAAAAGATCTTCCAATTAAAAATACTGCTTTTTCTCAATGTTACAGAAGAGAGGCAGGAAGCTATGGTGCACATGTAAGAGGATTGAACCGACTTCATCAGTTTGAAAAAGTGGAAATTGTAAGAATTGAGAAGCCTGAAAATTCTTATGCTGTTCTGGAAGAAATGGTAGAACATATCAAAGAAATACTTACAGACCTTGAGCTTCCTTACAGGGTATTAAGACTTTGTGGTGGAGATACAGGATTTGCGGCAGCAATGACGTATGATTTTGAAGTATGGAGTGCAGCACAGGAAAAGTGGTTGGAGGTGAGTTCAGTTTCTAACTTTGAAACATTTCAGGCAAACCGTTTGAAGTGTCGTTATAAGACAGAAGGGAAATCCCAGTTGGTTCATACCTTAAATGGATCTGCAATGGCTCTACCAAGAATTATGGCTGCATTGCTTGAAAACAATCAGACAGAAGAGGGTATTAAACTTCCCAAGAAAGTTGCTGAATATGCAAAATTTGAGTTAATCAGCTAA
- a CDS encoding MATE family efflux transporter, producing MKQNTIVKTFISRFLILILNFGLVVYTTNMWGSEGKGVVSIVIADLTIIGFFCNIFVGSSVTYFASKYKTEQILLYAYIWSILIGISVPLIFSLTHSLEYPYYLMGLSVLSSLLAANVNLFVGQQNIRMFNLYTILQQIVHILFIVLIVYIINITSVVSYFIAQISCFAFLFIISSFQIIKDCKIANISFSKEIRNRLFDYGWKTQLSAFLQFLNNRLSFYFLEFFKGITSVGIFSIGIAFSEAIWTVSRSLSIILYADVVNNTDHNDAIEKTKISLKISFLITLLFIIGILLLPAQFYVMIFGKDFHETKKITIFLTPGILAIAVSNIIGYYFAGINKLRILNIKSVVGLIFTIISSIFIIPRWGIIGACIITSASYCISSALLFWKFYELTPFRIRDYMISRSEINVLLSKVLRKNN from the coding sequence ATGAAGCAAAATACTATTGTAAAGACTTTTATTTCTCGTTTTTTAATACTGATATTAAATTTCGGACTTGTTGTATACACTACAAACATGTGGGGTAGCGAGGGAAAAGGAGTTGTTTCAATAGTTATAGCAGACTTAACGATTATAGGTTTTTTCTGTAATATTTTTGTCGGAAGCAGTGTTACTTATTTTGCATCGAAGTATAAAACAGAACAGATATTATTGTATGCATATATTTGGTCTATCCTTATTGGAATATCCGTTCCACTGATCTTTAGTTTAACTCATAGTTTGGAATACCCATATTATCTCATGGGCTTATCAGTATTATCTTCCCTTCTTGCGGCCAACGTTAATTTATTCGTTGGACAGCAAAATATTCGGATGTTCAATCTCTATACGATTTTACAACAGATAGTTCATATTTTGTTTATTGTACTGATTGTATATATTATTAATATAACTTCTGTGGTATCCTATTTTATTGCTCAAATAAGCTGCTTTGCATTTTTATTTATTATCAGCAGTTTTCAGATCATAAAGGATTGTAAAATAGCAAATATTTCATTTTCTAAAGAGATTCGAAATAGATTATTTGACTATGGTTGGAAGACACAGCTAAGTGCATTTCTTCAGTTTTTGAACAACAGACTTTCATTTTACTTTTTAGAGTTTTTTAAAGGGATTACGAGTGTGGGTATATTTTCAATTGGGATTGCCTTTTCTGAGGCCATCTGGACAGTAAGTAGAAGCCTTTCAATAATTCTTTATGCAGATGTTGTTAATAATACTGATCATAATGATGCTATTGAAAAAACCAAAATATCTTTAAAAATCAGTTTTTTGATCACCTTATTATTTATCATTGGGATTTTATTACTTCCAGCGCAGTTTTATGTAATGATATTTGGTAAAGATTTTCATGAGACAAAAAAGATCACTATATTTTTGACGCCGGGAATTTTGGCTATAGCGGTGAGCAATATAATTGGATACTATTTTGCGGGTATTAATAAACTTAGAATTTTAAATATTAAATCTGTTGTAGGACTTATCTTTACGATTATATCATCTATTTTTATTATTCCGCGTTGGGGAATTATCGGAGCATGTATTATTACTTCGGCTTCATATTGTATATCATCAGCACTACTTTTTTGGAAATTTTATGAATTAACACCATTTCGTATCCGGGACTATATGATATCCCGATCTGAAATTAATGTATTGCTGAGTAAAGTATTAAGAAAAAATAATTAA
- a CDS encoding glycosyltransferase, which yields MPKILFLTTAHKYNDDRIFYHQAKELKGIGYDVKICSLSSDYRGIIDGIEIESYSILDQNTTKKIKVFERVCDNFQPDCIIGSEPLAILASKKIKEERNISVIYDITEWYPSKRMVEKFPFFLKGIHATKFFLIQLYVGWISTHFIFGENTKKFPLAYVFPWKKRIILPYFPNDIYIHKNIKQLEPNKITLCYTGQISKEKGIENFFKASDRLRKMRPDLEISILIIGSSRKERDEKYFTYLLSKYKWEHIKIEKPASFETFTQAYSDADICFDLREMSYENHHCLPIKIFYYAASGKPVVYTDLKATREHVDVSKFGFLVDPEDSYSIANAIVNYIDNPQLYSQHAQNARREYEKKYNWNMIKDLFTNFIKQSLH from the coding sequence ATGCCTAAAATACTTTTTCTAACAACTGCACACAAATACAACGATGACAGGATCTTTTATCATCAGGCAAAAGAACTTAAAGGCATTGGGTATGATGTGAAAATTTGCAGTTTAAGTTCGGATTATCGTGGCATTATTGATGGTATTGAGATTGAATCCTATTCTATTTTAGATCAAAATACCACTAAGAAGATCAAAGTGTTTGAAAGAGTTTGTGACAATTTTCAACCGGATTGTATCATAGGCTCTGAGCCGCTTGCTATTCTTGCTTCAAAAAAAATAAAAGAAGAGAGAAATATTAGTGTAATATATGATATTACAGAATGGTATCCTTCAAAAAGGATGGTAGAAAAATTTCCATTTTTTTTAAAAGGAATTCATGCTACTAAGTTCTTTCTGATCCAATTGTATGTTGGATGGATAAGTACTCATTTTATTTTTGGGGAGAACACTAAAAAATTTCCATTAGCTTATGTCTTTCCTTGGAAAAAAAGAATTATTCTGCCATATTTTCCAAATGATATTTATATTCATAAGAATATCAAGCAACTAGAGCCTAATAAAATAACTTTATGTTATACAGGGCAAATTTCAAAGGAAAAAGGGATTGAGAATTTTTTTAAAGCAAGTGATAGATTAAGGAAAATGAGACCGGACTTAGAAATCTCAATTTTGATAATTGGATCTTCTAGAAAAGAAAGAGATGAAAAATATTTTACTTATTTATTATCAAAATATAAATGGGAACATATTAAAATAGAAAAGCCCGCTTCCTTTGAAACATTTACTCAGGCCTATTCTGATGCTGATATTTGTTTTGATCTAAGGGAAATGAGTTATGAAAATCATCACTGTTTACCCATTAAAATATTTTATTATGCCGCTTCTGGTAAGCCAGTTGTTTATACTGATTTAAAAGCAACCCGAGAACATGTAGATGTCTCTAAATTTGGTTTTTTGGTAGATCCGGAAGATTCTTATTCCATTGCCAATGCAATTGTAAATTATATAGATAATCCACAATTGTATAGTCAGCATGCACAAAATGCCCGAAGAGAATATGAGAAAAAATATAACTGGAACATGATAAAGGACCTCTTTACGAACTTCATCAAACAATCACTACATTAA
- a CDS encoding (Fe-S)-binding protein: MDFNIKTMAEYAAEGKAPEVLFWVGCAGSFDDRAKKITKAFCKILNKIGVEFGVLGQEESCTGDPAKRAGNEFVFQMMALTNIEVLNAYEVKKIVTACPHCFNTLKNEYPSLGGHFEVVHHTQFLKTLMEEGRLKIEGGAFKGKKITFHDPCYLGRANNEYEAPRILLEKLDAELVEMKRCKTNGLCCGAGGAQMFKEPEKGNKDINIERTEEALSFEPKVIATGCPFCNTMMTDGVKHFNKNEEVAVKDIVELLAEADDL; encoded by the coding sequence ATGGATTTCAATATAAAAACAATGGCAGAATATGCTGCCGAAGGAAAAGCACCAGAAGTTTTATTCTGGGTTGGCTGTGCGGGAAGCTTTGATGACCGCGCGAAAAAGATTACGAAAGCATTTTGCAAGATATTAAATAAAATAGGTGTTGAATTTGGAGTATTAGGTCAGGAAGAAAGCTGTACCGGAGATCCTGCTAAACGTGCTGGAAACGAGTTTGTTTTCCAAATGATGGCATTAACAAATATTGAAGTACTTAATGCATATGAAGTAAAGAAAATTGTGACGGCTTGTCCTCACTGTTTTAATACTCTTAAAAATGAATACCCTAGTTTAGGAGGACACTTTGAAGTTGTACACCATACACAATTCCTTAAAACATTAATGGAAGAAGGAAGGTTGAAGATTGAAGGTGGTGCTTTTAAAGGAAAAAAAATAACGTTCCATGATCCTTGTTATTTAGGAAGAGCAAACAATGAGTATGAGGCACCAAGAATACTTTTGGAAAAGCTTGATGCTGAACTTGTAGAAATGAAACGTTGTAAAACAAATGGGCTTTGTTGCGGAGCTGGAGGAGCACAAATGTTTAAAGAACCTGAAAAGGGAAATAAAGACATCAATATCGAAAGAACAGAAGAAGCTTTATCTTTTGAACCAAAAGTTATTGCCACAGGATGTCCTTTCTGTAATACAATGATGACTGATGGCGTGAAACACTTCAATAAGAATGAAGAGGTTGCTGTAAAAGATATTGTAGAGCTTCTTGCTGAGGCAGACGATTTATAG
- a CDS encoding (Fe-S)-binding protein, with product MQYIDNVIFLILLVAGFGLFAKSLLKIYRNIQLGKEINRSDKKSERWETMARVAMGQSKMVKRPVAGILHLFVYVGFIIINIELIEIIVDGIFGTHRFLSSIFGHAFYSFFTATLEVLALLVIIGVVVFFIRRNFYGVKRLTMKELFGWPKHDANWILIIEFALMIAFLKMNTADWALQQRGLLPEHGSFPISSTLLGPIFSNFSDGFLFFTEKAAWWFHFVGILFFMNYLYYSKHLHIILAFPSTWFANLDKKGKFNNLESVTKEIKLMMDPNADPYAAPAEGAESDVPSKFGAEDIFDLNQVQLLNAYSCTECGRCTSVCPANITGKKLSPRLILMKTRDRLEEVGKNIDKNGKFVDDGKKLLNDYITKEELWACTTCNACTEACPILLDPLSIIFEMRRFLVMEQSAAPQELNLMMTNVENNAAPWQYNQADRLNWAND from the coding sequence ATGCAGTATATCGATAATGTTATTTTTCTGATCTTATTAGTTGCTGGGTTTGGGTTGTTTGCTAAAAGCCTGTTGAAAATTTACAGAAATATTCAATTGGGTAAGGAAATCAATCGAAGTGATAAAAAGTCAGAACGTTGGGAGACCATGGCACGTGTTGCAATGGGACAAAGTAAAATGGTAAAACGTCCTGTAGCGGGAATTCTACACCTTTTTGTTTATGTAGGTTTTATTATTATTAATATAGAACTTATTGAGATCATTGTTGATGGTATATTCGGTACACACCGATTCCTGTCCTCGATCTTCGGACACGCTTTTTATAGTTTTTTCACAGCAACATTGGAAGTTTTAGCCTTACTGGTAATCATTGGGGTTGTTGTTTTCTTTATCCGTAGAAATTTTTATGGAGTTAAGAGATTAACAATGAAAGAACTCTTTGGCTGGCCAAAACATGATGCTAACTGGATTCTTATCATTGAATTTGCTTTAATGATAGCTTTTCTTAAGATGAACACAGCAGATTGGGCTCTACAACAAAGAGGATTGCTTCCTGAACATGGAAGTTTTCCAATCAGCTCAACACTTCTAGGTCCGATATTCAGCAACTTCAGTGATGGTTTCTTATTCTTTACAGAAAAAGCTGCATGGTGGTTTCACTTTGTAGGTATTTTATTCTTTATGAATTACCTTTATTATTCGAAGCATTTGCATATCATTTTAGCATTTCCAAGTACTTGGTTTGCGAACTTGGACAAAAAAGGTAAATTCAATAATTTAGAATCTGTTACCAAAGAGATAAAACTAATGATGGATCCTAATGCCGATCCATATGCTGCACCTGCAGAAGGAGCAGAGTCTGATGTACCTTCTAAATTTGGTGCCGAAGATATTTTTGATTTAAATCAGGTTCAGTTACTTAATGCCTATTCATGTACAGAATGTGGTAGATGTACCTCGGTATGCCCTGCAAATATTACTGGTAAGAAACTTTCTCCAAGATTAATCCTTATGAAAACCAGAGATCGTCTGGAAGAAGTAGGAAAGAATATTGATAAAAACGGGAAATTCGTAGATGATGGCAAAAAGCTGTTGAATGATTATATAACAAAAGAAGAACTTTGGGCGTGTACTACTTGTAATGCTTGTACTGAAGCTTGTCCTATATTGTTAGATCCTCTTTCTATTATTTTTGAAATGAGAAGATTCCTGGTGATGGAACAGTCTGCTGCACCACAGGAATTAAATTTAATGATGACGAATGTAGAAAACAATGCTGCCCCTTGGCAGTATAACCAGGCAGATCGTTTAAACTGGGCAAACGATTAA
- a CDS encoding MlaD family protein, with translation MKFSKELKAGVIALLAIVGFVLLFQFMKGRSLFTTDNIFYAKYDNVEGLSQSSPVSINGLKVGQVDKIIPQTNKEGKINFVVKITVDNKFEFSKNSTLEIFEPGLMSGKEMRVNLMYGGATAKDGDTLQGGFKLGTLGSLSSQVGPVKDQLQSVLHRVDSLMANANLIVDGQNRAEIKALLSNLNKTVGALQTTAGSVNNLVGHNDPKLQKVLDDASLTMQSGKVTLDKYGNLAESIDTKKLNSTIANLDATVGKLNQVIGGIDNGQGSLGKLMKDEQLYNNLNSASTNLNSLIEDMKANPKRYINFSVFGKNNKD, from the coding sequence GTGAAGTTCAGTAAAGAATTAAAAGCTGGTGTAATTGCACTTTTAGCTATTGTAGGCTTTGTGTTATTATTTCAATTTATGAAAGGCAGAAGTCTTTTTACTACCGATAATATATTTTACGCAAAATATGATAACGTTGAAGGATTATCTCAATCTTCACCGGTTTCCATCAATGGTTTGAAAGTAGGGCAGGTTGATAAAATCATCCCTCAGACAAATAAAGAAGGCAAGATCAATTTTGTGGTGAAAATTACAGTTGATAACAAATTTGAGTTTTCAAAGAATTCCACCTTGGAAATTTTTGAACCGGGATTGATGTCTGGCAAGGAAATGAGGGTAAACCTTATGTATGGTGGAGCAACTGCAAAAGACGGCGATACATTACAGGGAGGGTTCAAATTGGGAACATTGGGAAGTCTGTCTTCTCAGGTAGGCCCCGTTAAAGATCAATTGCAATCTGTTCTTCATCGTGTTGATTCTCTAATGGCTAATGCAAATCTAATTGTTGATGGGCAGAATAGAGCTGAAATTAAAGCTTTACTTTCTAACCTTAACAAAACAGTTGGAGCATTGCAAACAACGGCCGGAAGTGTAAACAACTTAGTTGGGCACAATGACCCTAAGCTTCAAAAAGTATTGGATGATGCCAGTTTAACTATGCAAAGTGGAAAAGTTACCTTAGATAAATACGGAAACTTAGCAGAAAGTATTGATACTAAAAAGCTAAATTCTACCATTGCTAATTTAGATGCAACAGTGGGTAAGCTGAATCAGGTTATTGGAGGTATAGATAATGGACAGGGTAGTTTAGGTAAACTGATGAAAGATGAGCAGCTGTATAATAATTTGAATTCTGCATCTACCAATCTTAATTCATTAATTGAAGACATGAAAGCTAATCCTAAGAGATATATCAACTTCTCTGTTTTCGGAAAGAACAATAAAGACTAA